A stretch of the Mycobacterium sp. ITM-2016-00317 genome encodes the following:
- a CDS encoding dienelactone hydrolase family protein, which yields MPRITDTVATDDGSCPISLHTPDSGGPWPGVVMYPDAGGARPTFRAMADRLAGYGYAVLVPDVYYRDGDWAPFTMSTVFEDPAERKRLSGMIAKVTPEIMASDAAALFDYLGGRPEVRGDAFGTTGYCMGGRTSLVIAGRLPERVAAAMSFHGGGLVTDAADSPHLLADRIRAAVYVGAAKSDRSFTAADGELLDKALTAAGVEHVIEWYSAFHGFAVPDNGPYDEPAARKHWDAMRSFFGTHLV from the coding sequence ATGCCGAGGATCACCGACACCGTGGCGACCGACGACGGCTCCTGCCCCATCAGCCTGCACACTCCGGACTCGGGCGGGCCCTGGCCCGGTGTGGTCATGTATCCCGACGCCGGAGGCGCCCGGCCCACCTTCCGCGCGATGGCCGACCGGCTGGCCGGCTACGGCTATGCGGTGCTGGTACCCGACGTGTACTACCGCGACGGCGACTGGGCGCCGTTCACGATGTCGACGGTGTTCGAGGACCCGGCCGAGCGCAAACGCCTGTCCGGGATGATCGCGAAGGTGACGCCCGAGATCATGGCCTCGGACGCGGCCGCGCTCTTCGACTACCTGGGCGGGCGACCCGAAGTGCGGGGCGACGCGTTCGGCACCACCGGCTACTGCATGGGTGGCAGGACGTCGCTGGTGATCGCCGGCCGGCTCCCCGAGCGGGTCGCGGCGGCCATGTCGTTCCACGGCGGCGGCCTGGTCACCGACGCCGCGGACAGCCCGCACCTGCTCGCCGACAGGATCCGCGCCGCCGTCTACGTCGGCGCCGCCAAGAGCGACCGGTCGTTCACCGCGGCGGACGGCGAGCTGCTGGACAAGGCGCTCACCGCCGCCGGCGTCGAGCACGTCATCGAGTGGTACTCGGCGTTCCACGGGTTCGCCGTGCCCGACAACGGACCCTACGACGAGCCCGCGGCGCGCAAGCACTGGGACGCGATGCGGTCGTTCTTCGGCACTCACCTAGTGTGA
- a CDS encoding thymidylate synthase, whose protein sequence is MPIATPYEDLLRLVFDTGIAKSDRTGTGTRSLFGHQMRYDLNAGFPLLTTKKVHTKSIVYELLWFLRGDSNVRWLQERGVTIWDEWASPTGDLGPVYGVQWRSWPTPSGEHIDQISAALELLKRDPDSRRNIVSAWNVGEIPQMALPPCHAFFQFYVADGRLSCQLYQRSADLFLGVPFNIASYALLTHMMAAQAGLGVGEFIWTGGDCHIYDNHVAQVTEQLSREPRPYPELVLAPRDSIFDYTFEDVVIKNYDPHPAIKAPVAV, encoded by the coding sequence GTGCCGATCGCCACCCCCTACGAGGATCTGTTGCGTCTGGTGTTCGATACCGGCATCGCCAAATCCGACCGCACCGGAACGGGCACCCGAAGCCTGTTCGGTCACCAGATGCGGTACGACCTGAACGCCGGGTTCCCGCTGCTCACCACCAAGAAGGTGCACACCAAGTCGATCGTGTACGAGCTGCTGTGGTTCCTGCGCGGCGACTCGAACGTGCGGTGGCTGCAGGAGCGCGGTGTCACGATCTGGGACGAATGGGCTTCTCCGACAGGAGATCTGGGCCCCGTCTACGGAGTGCAGTGGCGGTCCTGGCCGACCCCGTCCGGCGAGCACATCGACCAGATCAGCGCCGCGCTGGAACTGCTCAAGCGCGATCCCGACTCGCGCCGCAACATCGTCTCGGCGTGGAACGTCGGCGAGATCCCGCAGATGGCGCTGCCGCCGTGTCACGCGTTCTTCCAGTTCTACGTCGCCGACGGCCGGCTGAGCTGCCAGCTCTACCAGCGCAGCGCCGACCTGTTCCTCGGCGTGCCGTTCAACATCGCCAGCTACGCGCTGCTGACCCACATGATGGCCGCGCAGGCGGGCCTCGGGGTGGGGGAGTTCATCTGGACCGGCGGCGACTGCCACATCTACGACAACCACGTCGCGCAGGTCACCGAGCAGCTGTCCCGCGAACCGCGACCGTATCCGGAACTCGTTCTGGCGCCGCGTGATTCGATCTTCGACTACACCTTTGAGGACGTCGTCATCAAAAACTACGACCCGCATCCGGCGATCAAGGCCCCGGTGGCTGTATGA
- a CDS encoding dihydrofolate reductase, whose product MSTTELNLIWAQSSSGVIGRGNGIPWQVPEDMARFKELTMGHTVIMGRLTWESLPAKFRPLPGRRNVVVTRQADYMADGAEVVTSLEDAPLDDAWVIGGSQIYGLALPLATRCEVTEVDIGLRREDDDALAPVLDESWIGTEEDWRDSASGLRYRFYTYKRR is encoded by the coding sequence ATGAGTACGACCGAACTCAACCTGATCTGGGCGCAGTCCAGTTCCGGGGTGATCGGCCGGGGCAACGGGATCCCGTGGCAGGTGCCCGAGGACATGGCCCGCTTCAAGGAGCTGACCATGGGCCACACGGTGATCATGGGCAGGCTCACGTGGGAGTCGCTGCCGGCGAAGTTCCGCCCGCTGCCGGGCCGCCGAAATGTCGTAGTGACGCGGCAGGCTGACTACATGGCTGACGGAGCAGAGGTGGTGACGTCCCTGGAGGACGCCCCGCTGGACGACGCATGGGTGATCGGCGGATCGCAGATCTACGGGCTGGCACTGCCGCTGGCGACGCGGTGCGAGGTCACCGAGGTCGACATCGGCCTGCGCAGGGAAGACGACGACGCGCTGGCGCCCGTTCTCGACGAGTCATGGATCGGCACCGAAGAGGACTGGCGAGACAGCGCGTCGGGGCTTCGGTACCGGTTCTACACCTATAAGAGGCGATGA
- a CDS encoding DNA glycosylase AlkZ-like family protein, whose protein sequence is MKLTAAQARRVAVAAQGFHEAAPTGPVTRAHLKRLIARLQVLQLDSVSVAVRAHYAPVFSRLGPYDRELLDRAAWSHSARSPRLLVEYWAHEAALMAVDDWPLLRWRMREYEHGRWGREIVKKNAKLADDIVAAVGVLGPSTAGQIEAYLESEPRGRKGPWWDRSDTKWVAEALWSAGVLTTATRVGFARHYDLTERVLPAEVVERQVDEADAVRELVSRAATSLGVATEADLRDYFRLSARQVKPAVADLLAAGEIEQVEVDGWSAPAYLRTGQTVPRRDRGTALLCPFDPLIFFRPRVERLFGGFHYRIEIYTPAPKRRYGYYVWPFLLDGNLVGRVDLKADRTAGTLQVLGAFTEDGRDHAHVAAELATQLTSMAGWLGLPDVTVGERGDLVPRLRAALAG, encoded by the coding sequence ATGAAACTCACCGCCGCGCAGGCGCGGCGGGTGGCGGTGGCGGCCCAGGGCTTCCACGAGGCCGCGCCGACGGGACCGGTCACGCGCGCGCATCTGAAGCGGCTGATCGCGCGCCTGCAGGTGCTGCAGCTGGACTCGGTGTCGGTGGCGGTGCGCGCGCACTACGCGCCGGTGTTCAGCAGACTGGGACCCTACGACCGCGAGCTGCTCGACCGTGCCGCGTGGAGTCATTCGGCGCGGTCGCCCCGGCTGCTGGTCGAGTACTGGGCGCACGAGGCCGCGCTGATGGCGGTAGACGACTGGCCGCTGCTGCGCTGGCGGATGCGGGAGTACGAGCACGGCCGGTGGGGCAGGGAGATCGTCAAGAAGAACGCCAAGCTGGCCGACGACATCGTCGCCGCGGTGGGCGTGCTGGGGCCGTCGACGGCCGGGCAGATCGAGGCGTACCTGGAGTCCGAGCCGCGGGGCCGCAAGGGTCCGTGGTGGGACCGCAGCGACACCAAGTGGGTCGCTGAGGCGTTGTGGTCGGCCGGCGTGCTGACGACCGCGACGCGGGTCGGGTTCGCCCGGCACTACGACCTGACCGAGCGTGTGCTGCCCGCGGAGGTGGTCGAGCGCCAGGTGGACGAGGCCGACGCGGTACGGGAGCTGGTGTCGCGGGCGGCCACCTCGCTCGGGGTGGCCACCGAAGCCGACCTGCGGGACTACTTCCGGCTCAGCGCCCGCCAGGTCAAACCGGCCGTGGCCGACCTGCTGGCCGCCGGCGAGATCGAGCAGGTCGAGGTCGACGGCTGGTCGGCGCCCGCCTACCTGCGGACCGGGCAGACCGTCCCGCGCCGCGACCGCGGCACCGCGCTGCTGTGCCCGTTCGACCCCCTGATCTTCTTCCGGCCCCGGGTGGAGCGGCTGTTCGGCGGATTCCACTACCGCATCGAGATCTACACCCCGGCGCCGAAGCGGCGGTACGGCTACTACGTGTGGCCGTTCCTGCTCGACGGGAACCTGGTCGGCCGCGTCGACCTCAAGGCCGACCGGACCGCGGGGACGCTGCAGGTCCTCGGCGCGTTCACCGAGGACGGCCGCGACCACGCGCACGTCGCCGCGGAGTTGGCCACCCAGCTGACGTCGATGGCGGGCTGGCTCGGGCTTCCCGACGTGACCGTGGGGGAGCGCGGCGACCTGGTCCCGCGGCTGCGCGCCGCGTTGGCCGGCTGA